In the Sorghum bicolor cultivar BTx623 chromosome 4, Sorghum_bicolor_NCBIv3, whole genome shotgun sequence genome, CGCGGCGCTGACGCCCTTGTCGGTGCGCGCAGCACGTGCCCAGTCGTAACGGCGCGGCGCGGCCCGGTCGGCCTCGGGCACGGCGCCCGCCTGGTAGAGCGCCTCCTCGAGGTCCCCCTCGATGGTGCGCGCGCCCGGGTTCTTCTGCATGCCCTGGTACCCCGCGCCGCAGTACCCGAGGAGGATGGCAACTTTGCGGCGCTTGTACCTGGGGCGACGCTGCGCAGGATCGGCGCCCTcagcggcggcggaggccgaGGTAGGCTCAGCATCGGCTTCCGGGTCGGAGGAAGAGGACATCTTGGGGCGCTTTGCGTGGGGTGGGGagggcggcggcgaggcggcggccatcggagtGCGAAACGGGGGTTTTAGATGGTTAGGGTTTGGTGGCGGATCGGACTAAAGCAGGGGACAAGGAATCGAAGCGGAGGTGAAAGAAATGAGACAATCGGAGGCAGATAAAAGAAAGAAATGTGCTCTACAGTCTACAGTACAAACAGGAGCGCGATAAACTGCTGTGCTAATTGTGGCTCTGTTTGAATCTCGGAATCTCCTACTAAAACTGAGACattatgaaagaaaaataaGAATAAGAATGAGTTCCAAACACTTTAGagctatttggatccttttatttagaGAAATTGAAATCTACTTAATAAATTAGATTATTTGGCTTAGGATTTGACATTTCACCACTTTACAAAATTCATATATAAGCCTATCTTAAATATATAGGTGAGAGATAAAAATTAATTCTATAGATAACTATTTTATGTTTCTATTTTGCAACTTATCAACTCGCTCCCCTACGATAGAAATGCACACATTACACATAAATATCTCCCTCGTATAACAATAATAAATATAATTCATACACAACCACATTAGCTTAATTAATATGTGACTAAACTAtgattataaaaatagattcaaTTTTAAAGATCTAGATGGAGCCttaaatattctaaaataagaaCAAGATTCTAAAATTCAACTATTTATCCTAAATCTATTATTTAGAGATTTTCACTATGCAAAATCAATAATCACTATGATAACGAGATCCAACACGTCTCTTTTTCTTTAATCTAGAATTCAGATTTAATATTTATATGTCtaaattccaaattataaatataCAAATGAGATCAAATATGCCCTATGTATCATTAGTCAAATGACACATTGGTCCCACCTAATGTGACTTGGTAACACTAACCGCCAAGGTTTGGTTTAGCGTCCGTCCTCTCCAATTCATCTCTAATTCGTATCCACCTCTATCTGTTACCTCCAATTCTTCAACATTTGTGGATTGAGCTGTATACGAGCACAGTCAAATAAGATTTGTTTGGATTTACTCATATCCACTTCAATACATGTCCCTTAAAGTGAACTGGGTAATATTTGGTTCAAATTTTTCACACAAACAACGGTTTCCCACATTGCAGTGTGAATTCTTTCGACCCACTAGAACACCGGTATCCCTCTCCTACAGACGCATCCACTTCCTTCATGGAGTCGTAGTCCTGTGAAAAATGAGTCTGGCTAGGCCCGAGCCTACTGGGTTTTCAGTTTTCGCCCGCCCATGAGCTTGGACAGGGTCTGGAGCAGAGGTATAgttgttcaaaaaaatttaaaacgaTGGTATTGCAACCATCATCAGATAAATAATTAGTCAATTGGGGCTCAATTGAAATTCACATCACACAAAGACAAATACGGAACactgcaaggtttactaagtttAGACTCGCTGCAATTGGAGGCAGCAAATACAAAAGCGTGTTTCGTTTGTCCCTGCTCCTTTTAAGCTCCACCACAAGTACCTCGCTCGCTACAAACCATGACACCCCGGTTTCACCTCGCCCTCCTCATCGTTCTGTGTTCGTCTCACCTCATTTCCTCCATCCGTCGAGCGTCCGACAATGGCAACCCGCTCGCCGCATACCTCGTCGCCGTCCGCCGTCCGGACGGTCTGGTTGGCGTCGACGAGCCGGACGCGCTCGAGCTGTGGCACACGCAGCTCCTCGAGCAGGTGTGCAACACTAGCGACCCCGCCACGGCTGAGCGGTTCCCGACGGCGGAGTCGCGCCTCATCTACTCGTATAGCCATGTGGTGAGCGGGTTCTCGGCGTGGCTCACGCGGAAGGAGGTCGAGGACATGGCGAGGCTCCCCTGGTTCGTCGAGGTCATCCCGGACAAGAGCTACAAGCTCATGTCCGTCGACACGCCGGCTTCTTCGCAGCTTTCGTGGCTTGACAATGCTAGGGACGGCGTGTGGAACGAGGGCAACATGGGCGAGGGTATGATCATTGGCATCCTTGACGCCGGCGTCGCCGCTGGCCACATCACTGCCAGCTCCGAAGCCGAAGGGATGCCGCCGCCTCCGGCCAAGTGGAAGGGCAGGTGTGACGATAACCAAGCTTGCAACAACAAGCTGATTGGGTTCAGAACATTCGTGGAGACGAGTGATGAGCATGGGAATTCCCTGCGGCGCGCATCTGTTCTTGGAATCGACTACGACGAGGCGTTCGCGGTGGCGCCCATGGCGCACGTCGCGATGTACCACGTGTGCAACGAGGAGTGCCACCCGAAGGAAGTAGGAGCAGGGATGGACGCCGCGGTGGACGACGGCGTCGACGTCGTATCCATGTCCTTCAACAGCACCGAGGACAGCACGGCGTTCCACGACGATGCCGTGACCGCACCGTCGTACGGTGCAGTCGCCCAGGGCGTGTTGGTCTGCACGCCGGCCGGGAGCAGCAGCCCGGACATGTTCAAGGTCGAGAGCAACGCGCCTTGGCTGCTCACCGTGGCCGCCAGCGACGCCGACCGCCGTGTCGTCACGAACGTCGAGCTCGGCAGCGGGATCTTGAAGCCCGACGTCAGCGCGCCGTGCGCGAACACGCTGGACGTGGCGCCACACGGCGACGTGGACCACACCGACACGCTGATCAAGGTGGCCACGTCGTTGGCGGCGGCGCACGTCAGCGGCGTCGCGGCGTTGATCAAGAAGGCGCACCCGGAGTGGTCGCCCGCCGCGATCAAATCGGCGATCGTCACGACAGCCGACCCGGTCGGCCCTGAGGACGCCATGGCCGGCGACGGCGGGAGCTACTTCGTGACGGGCGCCGGCGAGGTGAACCCCACGAAGGCCATGGACCCGGGCCTCGTATATGACCTCACCGCCGGTGACTTCATCCCGTATCTATGCGGCATGGGCCTCGGCGAGGACCGGATACGCAAGATCGTCGAGCCGGCGCACCACGCCTCGTCGTGCGCGGAGACCGGGGAGATCGCGGCGAAGGACCTGAACTACCCTTCCATCATGATCGTCACGGGCGACGACGTGCGGCAGGTGGAGTCGGAGGCGAAGCGGACGGTGACGAACGTGGGGGAGCGCGAGGAGACGTACAGCGCGGAGGTGTTCGCTCCGGGCGTCGTCGTAGCGGTGAACCCGTCGACTCTGGCGTTCGGCGACATTGGCCAGAAGAGGGACTTCGTTGTCACGGTCAAGAGGGCGGCGAACACGCCGGCGAAAGCGGTGGTCGAGGGGGAGCTGAAGTGGGTGTCCGAGAAGCATGTCGTGCGGAGCCCCATGGTCATCGTCGTTGGAGAAACTTCTGCGTCTACTGCCGGTCACTCTTATGGTGCCGATGTACCAGCAGGTACCGAGAGTTCGATGAGGATTGTTGTTTGGGGAAGCGAGAAATAGCATGCGTCTGAAGCAGTTAAGAAGGGATGGATGCTTGAACAGGCCGGGATTTGAACTCGTCTTATAGCCTATACCAAGCCGTCTCTCGTGTTTGTGCTTGTCGATCGGAGAAGCTGATGCTTTGATTGACAGCTTGAGGTCGAGGCTTGAATTTTGATTGAATACCTGGGTAATCCGTCTCTTAGCTACGTATTAGTACTACTACTATCCGACATGACCCATCCTGATCCAAATGAGACGTCTTTCTTTATCAGATATCGAAAAATGTGTAAATTTACACTTGATCTCGCCTGGCCTCTATGGGTTGTCGACTTATGGCCAATTGAAGCTTTTGCACTTTGCACAATTTGGAAACGTGACAAGTGAGTCAATTCTCACGTCACCACTTCACTTTGAGAGAAATCTCTACTTCGAGAGTATATTTTGATTTGAGGctctatgattttttttaaaactaggGTTCATACTCCCTTCTTAAAATATGAAACGTGATGATGCGGTCTTCAAAGACAGGCTTTATGACTAATTTCTCTCATAATATATAATTTGCAACAACAAAAGTTTGATCACTAAAGAGAAATACAAATCCGATATATccacttttgtattatatatttttttgtaggtaaactaatTGTTAATTAGAGATCATGAAGTTTGGATTTTGAAATATGTACATACTTATATTTCGATACGTTTTTTATGTCTGGTTTACTAAGTTACTATAATTTTCAGATATAATGTAATAGTGAACTATTATTCATGCAAAAGAACTCATTTGGCCACTTGTGATTTGTAGTTGATGAGAAAAACAAGCAGCCTGCAACCTTTTGGTCATGTCTACAGGACATACAAGAGGGGCTTTAGGTGATTTACTATTCCTGAAATGTATATTCATTTTCAGCTACTTTGTGAAGTCTTATAATAGAAAACTAAGTTCATGTTTATCCTATTTTGTAGGAACTTAAAATATGAGGACTGGGGATAAGTGAAGTTGCCATGAGATGGTCTTATGGCGTGCTTTTGGTCGTAGGAACAAGACACATGATGCAAGCTTCTGATGTCTAATTTGTTAATTGCATTTGTGAACTTGTAACATCATTAATTTATAATATTTAGTATGTGATGGAAACTGGGAACCGGGTGGCTGAACTTGGGATTTGCTGAGCGGCAAGTGTGCTAGTGGCCTAGTGCTACTATTAATTTGTAAATTTAGTATGTGCTGGAGACTGCGAACTGATTGGCTGAATGTGGGAAGTGTTGAGCAGCTGGTGTGTTACTAGTGCTGCAATTAATTTGCTGAAAGTTGTTATGTTTAATTTTCTGAAAGTTGTGATATTTAACTTGCTGAAAGTTGTTATATTTCTATTAAACTAGTATATTTTCGCATATGGATGGGTAAGAATTATCCGTTAGGTGCGAGTATAGAATGAATTCCTTACCTGTCTGCTTTCGCGGATAGACCGATGGAATAGGTTTTGACCTGACGGATGCTGGTATGGGTGGCCAGTATCCATCGGGTACCATTTTGAGCACAGGGACTAAACAAAGGGAAGATGGAGCTGTGTGTCGTTGGAGAGAACGTTAGCTTCAGTAGCACTTTTCATTCATGGAACACATCTTTTTCTTGGAGCTTGACGCTAATGAAAATCCCaggtttaaaaaaaaacaaattgtcCTTGCAGGGCTATACATGGCCATCGTGCCGGCACTACAGCGTGTCGGCCGTGCCGGTCGTGTCGTGCCTACCCGTGCCATGGGCCAGGTCATCGGCCCACAGCACGGCACATGGACCGGATTTCCGTGCCGTGCCGCCCATGGGCCACGACCATTTTCACCGTGCCGTGCTGGCTCACGGCCCGTCGGCAGAGTATACTCTAAATTACCAGTTTTAACTTCACAGATGACAGATCAGACCACATTCATAAGTCATTCATAGTCTCATAGATGCATCAACATCACAGAAATATATAGAAATTTAGAAAGTAAAGAACTAAAGAACAAGTGATTGAACAACAGATAACAGATTATCAAACTTCAAAAGGAGCTGTTGTGCAATGCTGCCTCATTAAAATCTTTCTAGATAAAACTCACTCTTGTGAGAAACCCTAGAAAGGAGAAAAAAAGTACAGCCAGCTCAGCCTTAGTCATAGTTCTTAGTTTAGACAGTTCTATCCTATTAAAATATACTGCCAAGTGCCAACATGGCAAGTTGGCAACATCAGTGGCAAATGAGTGAGTTCACACTTCACAACAGGAAGTGAGGAAGTTGCTGCAATGCAAATGTCCTTCTATCCTATTACAAAAGCCCAATAGTGGCAACTGGCAATTTGCAAGGTTCTGGTTCATGCTTCATGGTGACTCACTTCTTGACAACCACAACCAAAAGTCCAAAAGTACCTGCAAAATGGAACAAGGTTTAGTGAACAGTTATGGGACTTGAATACTTGATTCATGATGTATAGGTTCAGTGAGACAGTGATGACTACCTCTCCTTCTGGAGACTTCTTCTATTCTATCCAGCACCAGCACCCGCAGtaccgccgctgccgctgccttcaccttcatccaggtGCATGCTCTCGAACAACTCCTCCAGGTCGACGTCCTCAGGTGCATGTTGTTCTTTTCTTGCTGCTTGATCCCAATCCTTGATGTAGGTAAGCATCTTCACATGCCCAGGCAACAAGCGTCGCCGCCGGTCTTCGAGTATCCTTGCTGTACAGCTGAAACACGACTCCGAAGACACAGTAGATATAGGAACAGACAAGATATCGCGAGCCATTATCTATAAGATGGGATAGGTTAGCTTGTGGTCGCGCCACCACAACAGTATGTCAAAAGTCTCCCCCCAATCAGTGACAGTGTCACTGTCCAAGTAAGTTGTCAGCTCATTGACGCCAGATGTAGAAGATGAACTGGGGAAACAGCCAGAGGAAGCACCACGACCACCATAGATCTTTCCCCATACCTGCTTCCTTTTATTTGAAGGAGCACTAGGCATAGGAGGCCTTTGAGA is a window encoding:
- the LOC8073922 gene encoding subtilisin-like protease SBT1.5, with amino-acid sequence MTPRFHLALLIVLCSSHLISSIRRASDNGNPLAAYLVAVRRPDGLVGVDEPDALELWHTQLLEQVCNTSDPATAERFPTAESRLIYSYSHVVSGFSAWLTRKEVEDMARLPWFVEVIPDKSYKLMSVDTPASSQLSWLDNARDGVWNEGNMGEGMIIGILDAGVAAGHITASSEAEGMPPPPAKWKGRCDDNQACNNKLIGFRTFVETSDEHGNSLRRASVLGIDYDEAFAVAPMAHVAMYHVCNEECHPKEVGAGMDAAVDDGVDVVSMSFNSTEDSTAFHDDAVTAPSYGAVAQGVLVCTPAGSSSPDMFKVESNAPWLLTVAASDADRRVVTNVELGSGILKPDVSAPCANTLDVAPHGDVDHTDTLIKVATSLAAAHVSGVAALIKKAHPEWSPAAIKSAIVTTADPVGPEDAMAGDGGSYFVTGAGEVNPTKAMDPGLVYDLTAGDFIPYLCGMGLGEDRIRKIVEPAHHASSCAETGEIAAKDLNYPSIMIVTGDDVRQVESEAKRTVTNVGEREETYSAEVFAPGVVVAVNPSTLAFGDIGQKRDFVVTVKRAANTPAKAVVEGELKWVSEKHVVRSPMVIVVGETSASTAGHSYGADVPAGTESSMRIVVWGSEK